The genomic DNA CCCGCTCGATTGTCTCAATGGGCATGGCTAAATATCCTCCTCGAAGAGAGTCCCTTGCGTGTCGAGAGGCACGTCAAACCCGCAGTCTCTGACGAAGAATCAGTCGAAACTCGGAACCGTCGGCGCCTTTGACATCCAACTCACGTTCCTTGTGGCCACGTTTCGGCTTTGTCTGGATGCGCTCACGATAATCAGGCGGTAAAGGTTTGCGTTCGGCCAAAAGGCGGGAAATCTCTGCGTCGTTCAGACGAATTGCCATATCAGCGTGTCTCGACGCTAGAGATAAACATGGGGCGGCATCCTAGCCGAATCGAAGTATTGCCGCAATGCAGTGATTACGAATGGACACGCTGGATCAGCGCCTTATCCATCCACCGGAGGATACGCTGGTGTCGGCGGGTGAGGAAAGCGGTTTGTCTGATGGGATCATATCGGAGTGGTGAGGGTAGAATGGCAGCCAGCCAGGCTGCTTCGTCTGTGGTCAAGTCGGAGGCGGATTTCCCGAAATGATGACGAGCCGCGGCTTCCGCCCCGTACACGCCGCGTCCCCATTCCGCGACATTGAGGTACAGTTCGAGGATCCGTGTCTTGGTCAACTGGTGTTCGAGCGAGCGTGTGATCAAAGCCTCGCGGGCTTTGCGGAACAGCGAACGTTCTGAGGACAGATACAGATTCTTCGCCAGCTGCTGGGTGATGGTACTCCCGCCTCGTTTGAGCTCCCCTGCTTCCAAATTGTACAGCGCGGCGTCGCGGATGCCTTCCCAATCAAATCCCTCATGAACAAAGAACGAGGCGTCTTCCGCCGCGATCACGGCACGTTGCAACTCCGGCGCGATTCGGCTCAGGGGTGTCCAGATCCATTGTCGCTTGCCGGAGCGTCCCTGTTCGGTTGTTCGTGCCAGCCGATGGTCCATGAGCGCCGTCGAGGTTGGGTTGGTTCGGGCAAGGAGGTCTGTGTCGGGAAGAGTGCTGAGCCAGCTCAGCGCGAGGATGCTTA from Nitrospira sp. includes the following:
- a CDS encoding Monofunctional biosynthetic peptidoglycan transglycosylase: MDARRKTNYSPTFLRHYTYDPPPRKSTGRRRVTRVLLWGTLLIGPPLSILALSWLSTLPDTDLLARTNPTSTALMDHRLARTTEQGRSGKRQWIWTPLSRIAPELQRAVIAAEDASFFVHEGFDWEGIRDAALYNLEAGELKRGGSTITQQLAKNLYLSSERSLFRKAREALITRSLEHQLTKTRILELYLNVAEWGRGVYGAEAAARHHFGKSASDLTTDEAAWLAAILPSPLRYDPIRQTAFLTRRHQRILRWMDKALIQRVHS